The genomic region AATAATGACTGGAGGAGGGATCGCGGGTCTTGACGAGATGTACCAGAGTTACATACCGGGCAGGGATTCCAGTTTTCTGGATCTTGTGGCTGATTTTACAGGCGTTGTCGCCGGTTCGATCTTCGCGACGGCAAAGCATGTTTGGACGATAAAAAGGGGCAGACGGGATGAAATTTAAGAGGCCAAGAGGGACGCAGGATATATTTGGGGAGAGGATGGACAGGTGGAGGATGATGGAGGAGAAACTGGCGGCAACAGCCAGGAGTTACGGATACAGTGAGATAAGGACTCCGGTATTCGAGATCTCCGATCTTTTCATCAGGGCTGTCGGCGAAGGAAGCGATATCGTCTCGAAAGAGATGTACACGTTCAACGATAAAAAAGACAGAAGCCTCACGCTCAGGCCCGAGAACACTGCTCCGGTGATGCGTGCTTTTCTTGAGAACGGACTTCACAGGAAAGGCGGTATCACGAGATTCTTCTATATCGGACCGATGTTCCGCTACGACAGGCCACAGGCGGGAAGATTCAGGCAGTTTCACCAGTTTGGAATAGAAGCCCTTGGTTCTTCAGATCCTTGCATAGATGCCGAGATCATCGATATGAGCCTGAGGATATACGAAATATTCGGTTTCCGGTCTCTTGAAGTAAGGCTCAACAGCGTCGGATGTCCGTCATGCAGGCCTTCATTTATCGAGATGCTCCGATCAGAGCTGAAAGATCACAGGGACGATCTCTGTGACAACTGTTCCGAGAGAGCGATAATCAATCCCCTTCGTATCTTCGACTGTAAGGATTGCCATAAAGTAAAAAAAGCGCTTCCGGTAATAACCGAGAACCTCTGTGAAGAGTGCGCGTCCCATTTCAACCGGTTGCAGAAGATCCTGACCGGGATGAAGATCGCTTTTATCGTAGATCCTCTTCTTGTCCGGGGTCTCGATTATTACACGAAGACAGCTTTTGAGATTCTTCAGCCGGGAGACGGGGCGCAGAACGCGCTCTGCGGGGGCGGCCGGTATGATGGCCTTGCCGAAGACTGCGGCGGCCCGTTTATCCCCGCAATCGGATTCTCGGCTGGTATGGAGAGGCTGCTGGACAATATTCCCGAAGATGCCGGATCTGTCGATGCCGCGACAGCGATCGACCTGTTCCTTGTCGTTCCCGATGAAGCTGGAAAGGTGATGGCGATGAAGGTTGCTTCGGATCTGAGAGATGCCGGGTATTCGGTCGAAGTCGAATTGTCTGGAAGATCGATGAAAAAACAGTTAAAAGCCGCATCGGAATCGGGAGCAGGTTTTACGCTGATAACGGGGACGCAGGAGATGGAAAAAGAAAGTGTCACGGTAAAGGAAATGGTGACGGGAGAACAGGATCTTGTCCCTTTATCACAGATATCGCAATATTTAGAAAGAGGAAGGAAAAAGAATCTTGATTGAAAGGAAGATATACCATTATAGCGAGCGATGGGGACGTACGTGCGGGTGCGGAGAACTTTCACGCGATGATGTGGGAAGATCGGTTGCTCTTGCCGGGTGGGTGAAGAAGGTCAGGGAATTCGGAGATCTTACCTTTGTCGATCTGTGGGACCGGAGCGGAATTGTGCAACTGACGGTCGAAGTATGTAACCCCCCGGTACATGACCTTTTCAGATCTCTGAGAGCTGAGGATGTGATCGCGGTGAAGGGAAAAGTAGCCAAGAGGCCGGCCGACATGATCAATGAGAATATGCCGACCGGTGAAGTCGAGGTCGAGGTGGATGGCGCCGAATTGTTTAATCGAAGCAAGGTCCCTCCCTTCAACGTGACAGACAGGGGAAAGGCGAACGAAGACCTCAGGCTGAGATACAGGTATCTCGATCTGAGGCGCGATTCAATGCAGGCGAATCTCAGGCTGAGGCATGACCTCTCTCTGAACGTCCGAAACTTTCTTTCCGAGAACAGATTCCTTGAGATAGAGACGCCGATGCTCGTAAGGCGCACTCCCGAAGGAGCAAGAGACTACCTCGTCCCAAGCAGGTTGAGGCCTGGTAAATTCTACGCTTTGCCCCAGTCTCCGCAGTTGTACAAGCAGATACTGATGGTTTCAGGGTGCGACCGGTATTTCCAGCTCGCGAGGTGTCTCAGGGACGAGGATCTGAGAGCTGACAGGCAGCCGGAACATACACAGATCGACATAGAGATGAGTTTCATCAACGAAGAGGATGTTTTTGATATAGCCGAACGATTGATGCAGAGAGTATTTGAAAGGGTCCTGGGCGTAGACCTGAAGATCCCCTTTGCGAGGATCGACTATGACGAAGCGATGCTAAGGTTCGGGAGCGACAAACCCGATCTGAGGTTCGGTCTCGAGATCCATGATTGCACTGATATCTTCCGCTCGAGTTCATTCAAGGCTTTTTCATCGACGATAGAGGATGGAGGGGTCGCCAGGGGGATCTCTTTCGAGAAAGGGTCTTCATTTACCAACAGCCAGATCAAGAAGCTTGAAAAGACTGTCAAGAGCCATGGCGCGGGCGGACTCGCGTGGCTCAGGGTAGATAAGGATGGAATCACCTCACCGATCGGGAAATTCCTTTCCAATGAGGAAAAGGAAGGGATTACAGATCTTTTCGGGCTTACCGGGGGAGACTCGTCACTTATTCTTCTCGTCGCCGGAGAGAAGGGGGTCGTCGAGAAATCGCTGGGGCAATTAAGAGTCGAACTCGGATCGGCTTTCCTCACGGGCGAGACGAGGGAATTCAACTTTATCTGGGTGAAAAGATTTCCATTGTTCGTGCGCTCGGAGGAGGGTGCCTGGGAACCTGCCCATCATATATTCTCGATGCCTCTTGAGAATGATATCGATCGAATTGAAGATGACCCTGGAAGTATAAGGGGCCATCTCTACGATCTGGTATGTAATGGGACAGAACTCGGGTCGGGTTCGATCCGTGTTCATGACAGGTCACTGCAGGAGAGGCTGTTCAAGGTGATAGGGATCGAAGATGAAGAGGCGCAGCGGAAATTCGGATTTCTTCTTGAAGCGTTCGAATACGGTGCCCCTCCTCATGGCGGAATAGCGATAGGGGTCGACCGGCTCGCGATGATAATGAGCGGGGAGAGTTCCATAAGGGATTTTATAGCCTTTCCAAAGACGCAGAGCGCGACCTCCCTGATGGAAGGGGCCCCTTCGGAAGTCGAGGAGAAGTTGCTGCGGGAGTTGCATATAGAAGTAATCAAAGGGAACGATGAGGAGTGATCGGGTATTTTCAGGCATGTCTTTTGCAATGGAATACTTTTGAGGCTTTTTACTTGACATAATAGCACCCCGATATTAAAGTAACGTTAGGTCAAAAGAATGTAATTGCCGGGAGGAATATAAGTTATGAAATTGACTGGGAAGGTATCCATAATATTGCTTCTGCTGGTTTTGGCTGCGGGGACGAATTTCAGCTGCAAACCGGCTCCCCCATGTGGAACAAGTCTTGTCACCCTGGATGAGACGAGGCTCGACGCCCAGACCTTTGAGAAAGAAGAAGCTGAGACGGGTAAAAGCGTCGATGAACTGCAGGGAAAATTGACAGCGAAAGAGCAGGAGATAACAAAGATCAAGGACGATCCTGCCAGGCTTCAGAAAAAACTTCATGAACTTAAAAAAGGCAGCGGCCGGGATGATTAAGAGAAGATTTTCCAAGGAGAGACTGAATGTTTGGTAAAAAAACTATGGTAATATGGGTTTTTGTCCCGGTCATCCTGATTTCTGCCGCTGGCTGCAGCCGGTATTCGCCTAGCCCGATAGATATCTCAGCTGGCGAATATTATGAGGATGAAGAGTATCAGAAGCTGTCAAAGAAGGACAGGAAAGAGTACTGCCTGAAGCTGGCCGGGGAACTCGAATCACTTCAGACAAGATCATCAGATGCCCAGGCCCAGTTGAAACAGAACAGGGATGATATTACAAGGCTTACGCAGGAACTGCGTACCGCCGAGCGTGAGTATGTCAACCTGACGACTCAGATCACTGAGTTGAACGGACAGATATCCGCTCTTGAAGCGTTACCGAAAGAATGGAAGCTTGTCTATGGGGAATGTCTCTGGACTCTGGCCGGGTACGAGCAGATATACGGGGATCCGTTGAAATGGACGAGAATCTGGAGAGCAAACTTCGATATGATCGAGGATCCTGACTGGGTCCTCGCCGGTTGGACCCTGACTATTCCCCGGCACTGGCCGAGAAAGTACAAGGTCGCTCAGGACGACTGGCTTGCCAGGATAGCAGGATACTGGGAAATATATGGCAATTACCGCAAGTGGCCTGTGCTTTTTGAAGCTAACAGGAACCAGATCAACGATCCAGATCTGATCTTTCCGGGTCAGGAGATCGTTGTACCGCGGGATGCATATCCGTCGGAATGAAACAGACGGTAGAACAACGACTTATATCGTAAACTCTTGGTCCGCCAAATGTGGGCCAGGAGTTTTCTATTAAAGGGGACCAGGTTTGAAACATAAGACAAGAAAGCGGATCCTGTCGTTCGCGGGAGTGGATCCTGTCCGGTTGCTCGGAGTTAAAGACAGGAACCTGAAGATAATTGAGAATAATTTCGATAAAAAGATCACTGTCCGTGGAGAAGAGATACTTCTGAGCGGTTCAGCGGAAGAAGTGGAGGAGATCTCGGCCATACTGGAGACGCTTATCAGGATCGCCGGAGAAGGAAGGGAAGTATCGGAGGGAGATGTCCTGTCCGTCATCCGCGGGGGAGAACGGGAATCGGAAAAGATCGGAACCCTTGAGGATACGGTGATATACTATTCTCCACTGAGGCGAAGCAGCATCACGCCGAGAAGCGTCAGGCAAAAAGAGTACGTTGACGCGGTCAGGGATCACGATGTAGTCTTTGCCATAGGGCCAGCAGGGACGGGCAAGACGTATCTTGCCATAGCAATGGCGCTCGACGCTCTGAAAAGGGGAGAGGTCGAGAAGATCTACGTATCCAGGCCCGTCGTGGAGGCGGGGGAGAATCTCGGTTTTCTTCCGGGCGACCTGCAGGAGAAGATCGATCCATATATCAGGCCGATATTCGATGCTCTTGCTTATATGATAGGCAAGGAAAAGGTTCAGAAAATGATCGATTCAGGAGTGCTTGAGATCGCTCCACTCGCTTATATGAGAGGCAGGACTCTGAATAACGCATTCGCTGTTCTTGATGAAGCGCAGAACAGCACGATCATGCAGATGAAGATGTTTCTGACCAGACTCGGCATCGATTCAAAAACAGTGATTACGGGAGATATAACCCAGATCGACCTCGCTGACAGAGGAAGGTCGGGTCTTGTGGCGGTGAGAGAGATACTTGAAGGTGTCGAAGGGATAAAATTCGTCACTTTTGGAGAAGAGGATGTAGTCAGGCACCGGCTCGTCCGGAGAATAATCAGGGCTTTCGCCCGGATGGATCCGGACAGGAATAGCGGCCCGGCAAAGGCTGGCAGCTGCGATGACGTATCTTCCGCGATGGAGGAGACCGATGAGTGAACAAAAAGGCGGGGAGGGAGAGAAAGGAAAGATATCAGGTATTCTTGAACGCCTGAAGGCGGTCTTTCCTGATAATATTCATCTCGACGGCAGAAGACTGTCGATTGCCTATCTGCTCGTTTTTTTAGTCATTTCGATATTTCTTTTTCCACCGACAAGAAAAAACAAGGAAATACAATACTACGAAGGAGATATAGCCAACACCGATGTGATAGCTCCCTTCACTTTTGCTGTTCCGGTAAGCGAGCAGGAAAAGGAGATCAACAGGGCTAAAGCGGCAGTCGGAGTCCCACCGGTCTACAGAAGGAATGACGGGGGGCTTCAGAACCTTCCGGGAGACCTCAAGGGTTTTATGGCGAGGATCGCCAGGATTACGTCGATCGACACGCTGTCGGATGAAGAAAAGATCTCACATATCAGGGAGGCTGCCCCCGTTCTTAGAAGAGATGATGTCAGCATCCTTCTTTCCAGAGAAAAAAGAGACAGGATCCTTCAGGAGGGATTGAGACTTCAGCAATCGTTTTTTGACGGTGGGATAATAAATGACGATACGCCTCTCAGGCGGCGGGATTATCCGCATATAACGGTGATAGCGGACGATGAGGAGAAACTTGTGCCATCCTCACCGCTGGTCAGGCAGAGCGACCTGGAATCGGTGATTCTGAACGACGCGGCGAAAATATTCAGAAATGACGAAAAGACAGTAAAGATATTCTACAATATCCTCAGATCGCACCTTATGCCTAACCTGATATTCGACCTGGATGAGACGAGGCTGCGGCGTAATAATGAAATGGATAAGGTTCCCGAGGCTTTCACCGTATCTGAAAACCAGAGGATAATCGCCAAACATGACAAGGTCACGGGAAAACAGGTCGAGATCCTCAAGGTCCTCGAGGCGAACAGAGCACGCCTTGAGCTTGAGACATCCTTCTGGAAAAGGGTCGGAGTATATGCCGGTAAAATAATGAAGATCCTTATCCTGACGATCATCCTGTGGGTCGCGCTTATGAAGTTCGACCGGAAGGTCGTGACCGAACCGGCCAGGCTGACTCTTGCCTTTATAACGCTTCTTTTCTTTCTTCTCCTTATGGCGCTCGTTACGAGGCTTTCATTTCTCGATCCGATCCTTATTCCGGTAGCTTTCGTTCCGCTTGTCATAACAGCTTTCTTTGGTCTTCTTACCGCCATGATATTCAGTCTTTTTACTTCATTCATGCTTATTACGCATTCCGGGTTTCCATCCAGCCTGGTCTTTATATCTCTTCTGGCCGGAGGAGCCTCGATCATAAGCATCTCCCAACTGAGGGAGAGGAAAAATTTCTATTCCATCTTTCTCTACGTCTCGATGGCGTATATCGCGGGAGTGACAAGTTTCGCCCTTACCAACAGCACGGGGATAAGAGAATTCCTCCTTGGGGCGCTCTGGGGGATAACAAACGGGTTTGTCTGCACAATACTGGTTATGTTTCTTCTGCCGATCTTCGAATCGCTTTTCAACGTCACGACGAATTTTTCCCTGATGGAACTGAGCGATCTGAACCGGCCTCTGCTGAAAAAACTTATCCTTGAGACGCCAGGCACATATCATCATTCCCTGCTTGTCGGGAATATGGTCGAAGCTGTCGCCGAGGAAGTAGGAGCAAATGGACTGCTCGCCAGGGTATCGGCTTATTATCATGACATAGGCAAACTGGCGAAACCGGAATATTTTTTCGAAAACAAGGGGGACAATCTAAACAAACACGAGAAACTTTCGCCGACGATGAGCGCGCTGATCCTCGCCTCCCACGTCAAGGAGGGAGTCGAACTGGCAAAAAAGGAGAAACTTCCCGGTGTCGTGATCGACGCGATAAAGGAACATCATGGGACGACCGTAATGGCCTTCTTCTACAACAAGGCCCTTGAATTCGATTCTCACGACAGTGTCAATATAGATGATTTCAGATATCCGGGGCCAAAACCCAGGTCAAAAGAGACAGCATTGATAATGCTGGCTGATTCAAGCGAAGCAGCGGCAAGATCGTTGAAGGAACCGACAGCCACGAGGATCAGGGCAATCATAAGCAGGATATTCGAGACGAGGATGAATGACGGGGAACTCGACCACAGTGGCCTGACGCTGAACGATATCTCCGTAATCAAGGAGAGATATATCGAGTTCCTGATAAGATTTTTCCATCCGAGGATATCGTATCCGAATCAGGAGGACGACCAGAAAGAGCCGGACAATGAAAACAGTAATAAGCAGTCATCCGAGAGCCAAGGGAAAAAACAGGTTTGAAAAAGCAGCCGGAGAGATAAAGGCGGTGTCTTCCCTGTTCAGACCGGTGGGAAAGTGCGTCGGGATCAATCTGATCGGCGAGAAAAGAATGGCCCGTTTCAACAGAGACTACAAGGGTCGAAAGGGAGCTGCCGAGATATTGACCTTTGTCTATCCGCCCGATGACAGCCTTATCTCATCTGAAGAAGAGGTCTCCGCGGAGATATTTCTATGCTGGAAGAGGCTGGAAAGAGGAGCGAGAGCTAGGAAGGTCCCGCAGAAAGCATATCTGTTGAGGCTGGTCGTGCACGGATTGTGTCATATTGCCGGGTATACTCATGACTCGCGGGAGGATGGGCTCAGGATGGAAAAGGAAGAGATGAAATATCTCGGCAAAGTCCTTCCTTCTGAAGTCGTCGCAAGGCTTTTCGATTGACAGGCACAGGGAGTAACGATGCGTTTTGAGATATTGCCATTGATGATCGTCCTGCTTTATATGGTGGCGCAGTTTCTTGTCGCGGGAGGAATATCGTCATTCATCATCATCTCGCGCATGCACGTCGACAAGCTTTTCCCGAAACATGAAAAATGGACGGCGTGCCCGCGCCGGATGCATGACGACAGGTTGCATCTTATACTGGTTCTCGCCGGGTTCGAAGCGGTACTGATCGTTTTTTCCGCGATCTCCCTTCCGGGATCGGTGGCAGGAATAATAAGGCCGTCGGGGGCTGCTTCTTCAGCGCCTGGAATCATCCAGTATATTGTCTCCGGGATCTTGATCTTCATCTCACTCATAGCCGGAACGGGAATGGCTTCAAAGAATCCGGAAAGGATAGCTTATATAGTCTCATATCCTGTTTTCCCGTTCATAATGATCCTCAAACCGATCACCGTGGCCTTTTTAAAAGGTATCGGTTCGTTCTTTCCGGGGATTCCCCGGGAAATGGCGTCATTGCTCTTTCTGATCCCCGATTCGCAGGAAAGCGGAGAGGGATTCATCGAAAAAAACGGCAGTATGCTGATGCACAGTATCGTTGAATTCGGAGAAAAAAAGACTAGAGAGGTGATGGTCCCGAGGATCGATGTCTTTTCCGTAGATTATCATCTCGGCCTCGACGAGATAAGGGAGAAGGTCACCGAGGCGGGGCATTCGCGTGTTCCCGTCTATGAGAACAGCATAGACAGGATAATAGGCATCCTCTGCGTAAAGGACCTCGTCCAGATCTCTGAATCCTCAGACAGTCACAGGTCTTTGAAGGATCTTCTCAGGGAGCCTTATTTTGTACCTGAAGGAAAGAAGATAGACGAACTGCTCCGGGAATTTCAGAAAGAAAAAAAGCATCTTGCCATAGTAGTCGATGAGTATGGCGGCACTGCAGGCATTGTGACTCTTGAAGATATTCTTGAGGAGATCGTGGGTGAGATCAGGGATGAACACGACCATGAGGAGCCCCTTATCCATCAGACCGGGGAAGGGGAGTTTGTGGTCGGAGGGCGTATAAACCTCGATGATCTGGAGGAAAGGCTCGGGATATCGCTTCCGTCAGATGAAGTCGATACGCTGGGCGGATTCCTGTTCGACCTGATAGGCAAGGTGCCTGAAGAAGGAGAAAGAATAGAATATGAGGGGATCGGATTCATGATCAAGGTCCTCGACGGGCAGAGAATAATGGAAGTAGGGATCAAGCTGCCGGAAAAATGAACGTCGTTGTGGCTGTCCGGGAAGAGAGGCCTGGTCCTGATGACAGTAGGCCTCGCCACTGGTCCAGTTTTTAGAGTGAGGAAAAACCGATTATGGCATGGCTGAGAAGAAAATTTTTTACCGGGATGATCATTCTCCTACCCACTGTCCTTACGGGGTGGATCCTCTACCGGATATTCGTCTTCGTCGATAATATATTAGGGCCGATCGTCGAGCGATATCCTTTCCTCGATATTCCGGGACTGGGGTTCATAGCGGTGATACTGCTTATTCTCGCCGCTGGAGTATTTGCCGGTAATTTTATCGGCCGCAGTATAATCGAGATGGCCGAGGGCGTACTGACGAGGATACCGCTGGTCAGCAGGATGTACACCGCTCTGAAGCAGATAAGCGAGGTCTTTCTCAGGCATGAAAGGACTGTTTTCAGCAAAGCTGTCCTGATAGAGTATCCCCGCCGAGGAATATTCGCTGTCGGGTTTGTAACCTCGGACTGCGTTGTTGCCGGGCAGGATGGAGTGAAAACAAAATATCTTAATATCTTCATGCCCACGACCCCCAACCCTACTTCCGGTCTTTTCCTGATGGTAAGATCGGACGAGGTCCTTTCAATGGATTGCTCGGTCGAGGAAGCGTTGAAGATGGTGATATCGGGAGGAGCAGTCCTTCCATCAGGCGGGATATCAAAAGGATCGTGCGATCCGCCCGGCGAGAAAATTCCTGACTGATACGCCTCTGCCGCAATAAACCTTGACTTGACAGGCATTTCGTTTCATTCTGAAATTTCTTAATATTGTAACCTGGCAAGGTGTAGCGGACATGACTAAAAAATATGAAGATATAGTCGAGAAGTTGATCGAGCTTTATGAATCGGATGATTCCAGGAAGGTCGAGTCTGTGATCGAAGGGATGAGGGATGCCGATCTTGCTGATATCCTTTCCTCGCTTCCCGAGGACCTGTGGATCTTTGTCTTCAGGGAGATGGATATCGATACGGCAAGCGAAGTCCTTTCCCTTGTCGACGAAGGAGTGGCCAGAGGTATCCTTGCCAGACTCGAAGCCGAAGAGATAGTTCCCCTTGTAGAGATCATGGCGAGCGATGATGCCGCTGATATAATAAACCTGTTGCCGGATGAGAAGGCGCCGACTGTCCTTCGCAGGATCAGCCGTGAGGATTACGAGGATGTCAGCGAGCTTCTGAAATTCGACGAAGAGACTGCCGGCGGTCTCATGGCCAGGGAACTTCTGACCGTGAACGGCGGTATGAAGATCTACGATGTTAAAGCATTGATAAGGAAAAAAGCTGAATATATCGAAAATATTCAGAACATATATGTTGTTGACGCCAATGAAGTACTTCTTGGAAGCATTCCTCTCATCAATCTTCTTGTGGTCGATTCGAATAAACGGGCCGATGAGGTGATGGAAAGTGACATAGTGACGGTAACATCTGATACCGATCAGGAACAGGTGGCTGCGATATTCTCCAAGTACGATCTCTACACACTTCCCGTGGTCGACAGGGGTGGGAGGCTGGAAGGCCGGATCACCGCTGATGACATCATGGATGTGATCGAGGAGGAAGCTAACGAGGATATAACGATGATGGCCGGAACAGGAGAGGAAGAATTCTGGGAAAGGTCATCTTTTAAACTCTCAAGGGCAAGACTTCCCTGGCTTCTGACCGGATTGTTCGGAGGGATAGCTTCCGCTTTTGTGATGAATAATTTCAAGGAGTCTCTCGAATCGGTACTGACACTCTCTTTTTTCATCCCGGTCATCACTGCAATGGCGGGTAACGTAGGGATCCAGTCCTCGGCTATAGTGGTTCGTGAGCTTGCCGTCGGCGGGATCAGTTTTGGCCATACCAGCAGCAAATTGCTGAGAGAACTGAAGGTCTCCCTGATAAACGGGTTTGTTCTTGCCTCGATACTGATGGTAATAATCCTCGCGTGGCAGAGAGATTACAAGCTCGGAATACTTCTCTGGCTCTGCATGTTTTTCATTATTTGCTGGTCGACTGTCATGGGCGCGATGATTCCTCTGCTGCTGAAACGACGGAAGATAGATCCCGCCCTTGCTACCGGCCCTTTTATTACGACCTCTAATGATATCCTCGGCATATTGATATACCTTGGAATTGCCACCCTGTTTCTGGACTGGCTCGGATAGAGGGCAAACCCCGGAGTGGACCGGTTTGAGTGAGATTATCAGGGATCGCCTCGTGATTCTGCGCACTTATGATTTCGGGGAGACAAGCGTAATAGCTGTATCGCTTACCAGAAGGCATGGAAAACTGAGATTTATCGCCCGCGGTGCCAAAAATGGAAAGAACAGATATCATGGCCATCTGAGAACGGGAAATTCCGGAGAAGCGGTATTTTACAATAAACCGGGCAGAGGCCTGCAGATTCTGAAAGAGATCGAGACAAGTTCCGTTTTTGATTCCGGAAGTGGAGACCTGGAAAGGCTCTGCATCTTTCAGGCGGGAATAGAGGTGATCGACAGGTCGACGATAGAAGAAGAGGATGATACCGGTCTCTTCGACCTGTTCGAGAGATTTATCACAAGGCTGG from Candidatus Krumholzibacteriota bacterium harbors:
- a CDS encoding histidine--tRNA ligase encodes the protein MKFKRPRGTQDIFGERMDRWRMMEEKLAATARSYGYSEIRTPVFEISDLFIRAVGEGSDIVSKEMYTFNDKKDRSLTLRPENTAPVMRAFLENGLHRKGGITRFFYIGPMFRYDRPQAGRFRQFHQFGIEALGSSDPCIDAEIIDMSLRIYEIFGFRSLEVRLNSVGCPSCRPSFIEMLRSELKDHRDDLCDNCSERAIINPLRIFDCKDCHKVKKALPVITENLCEECASHFNRLQKILTGMKIAFIVDPLLVRGLDYYTKTAFEILQPGDGAQNALCGGGRYDGLAEDCGGPFIPAIGFSAGMERLLDNIPEDAGSVDAATAIDLFLVVPDEAGKVMAMKVASDLRDAGYSVEVELSGRSMKKQLKAASESGAGFTLITGTQEMEKESVTVKEMVTGEQDLVPLSQISQYLERGRKKNLD
- the aspS gene encoding aspartate--tRNA ligase, whose product is MYHYSERWGRTCGCGELSRDDVGRSVALAGWVKKVREFGDLTFVDLWDRSGIVQLTVEVCNPPVHDLFRSLRAEDVIAVKGKVAKRPADMINENMPTGEVEVEVDGAELFNRSKVPPFNVTDRGKANEDLRLRYRYLDLRRDSMQANLRLRHDLSLNVRNFLSENRFLEIETPMLVRRTPEGARDYLVPSRLRPGKFYALPQSPQLYKQILMVSGCDRYFQLARCLRDEDLRADRQPEHTQIDIEMSFINEEDVFDIAERLMQRVFERVLGVDLKIPFARIDYDEAMLRFGSDKPDLRFGLEIHDCTDIFRSSSFKAFSSTIEDGGVARGISFEKGSSFTNSQIKKLEKTVKSHGAGGLAWLRVDKDGITSPIGKFLSNEEKEGITDLFGLTGGDSSLILLVAGEKGVVEKSLGQLRVELGSAFLTGETREFNFIWVKRFPLFVRSEEGAWEPAHHIFSMPLENDIDRIEDDPGSIRGHLYDLVCNGTELGSGSIRVHDRSLQERLFKVIGIEDEEAQRKFGFLLEAFEYGAPPHGGIAIGVDRLAMIMSGESSIRDFIAFPKTQSATSLMEGAPSEVEEKLLRELHIEVIKGNDEE
- a CDS encoding LysM peptidoglycan-binding domain-containing protein, with the protein product MFGKKTMVIWVFVPVILISAAGCSRYSPSPIDISAGEYYEDEEYQKLSKKDRKEYCLKLAGELESLQTRSSDAQAQLKQNRDDITRLTQELRTAEREYVNLTTQITELNGQISALEALPKEWKLVYGECLWTLAGYEQIYGDPLKWTRIWRANFDMIEDPDWVLAGWTLTIPRHWPRKYKVAQDDWLARIAGYWEIYGNYRKWPVLFEANRNQINDPDLIFPGQEIVVPRDAYPSE
- a CDS encoding PhoH family protein produces the protein MKHKTRKRILSFAGVDPVRLLGVKDRNLKIIENNFDKKITVRGEEILLSGSAEEVEEISAILETLIRIAGEGREVSEGDVLSVIRGGERESEKIGTLEDTVIYYSPLRRSSITPRSVRQKEYVDAVRDHDVVFAIGPAGTGKTYLAIAMALDALKRGEVEKIYVSRPVVEAGENLGFLPGDLQEKIDPYIRPIFDALAYMIGKEKVQKMIDSGVLEIAPLAYMRGRTLNNAFAVLDEAQNSTIMQMKMFLTRLGIDSKTVITGDITQIDLADRGRSGLVAVREILEGVEGIKFVTFGEEDVVRHRLVRRIIRAFARMDPDRNSGPAKAGSCDDVSSAMEETDE
- a CDS encoding HDIG domain-containing protein, translated to MSEQKGGEGEKGKISGILERLKAVFPDNIHLDGRRLSIAYLLVFLVISIFLFPPTRKNKEIQYYEGDIANTDVIAPFTFAVPVSEQEKEINRAKAAVGVPPVYRRNDGGLQNLPGDLKGFMARIARITSIDTLSDEEKISHIREAAPVLRRDDVSILLSREKRDRILQEGLRLQQSFFDGGIINDDTPLRRRDYPHITVIADDEEKLVPSSPLVRQSDLESVILNDAAKIFRNDEKTVKIFYNILRSHLMPNLIFDLDETRLRRNNEMDKVPEAFTVSENQRIIAKHDKVTGKQVEILKVLEANRARLELETSFWKRVGVYAGKIMKILILTIILWVALMKFDRKVVTEPARLTLAFITLLFFLLLMALVTRLSFLDPILIPVAFVPLVITAFFGLLTAMIFSLFTSFMLITHSGFPSSLVFISLLAGGASIISISQLRERKNFYSIFLYVSMAYIAGVTSFALTNSTGIREFLLGALWGITNGFVCTILVMFLLPIFESLFNVTTNFSLMELSDLNRPLLKKLILETPGTYHHSLLVGNMVEAVAEEVGANGLLARVSAYYHDIGKLAKPEYFFENKGDNLNKHEKLSPTMSALILASHVKEGVELAKKEKLPGVVIDAIKEHHGTTVMAFFYNKALEFDSHDSVNIDDFRYPGPKPRSKETALIMLADSSEAAARSLKEPTATRIRAIISRIFETRMNDGELDHSGLTLNDISVIKERYIEFLIRFFHPRISYPNQEDDQKEPDNENSNKQSSESQGKKQV
- the ybeY gene encoding rRNA maturation RNase YbeY, encoding MKTVISSHPRAKGKNRFEKAAGEIKAVSSLFRPVGKCVGINLIGEKRMARFNRDYKGRKGAAEILTFVYPPDDSLISSEEEVSAEIFLCWKRLERGARARKVPQKAYLLRLVVHGLCHIAGYTHDSREDGLRMEKEEMKYLGKVLPSEVVARLFD
- a CDS encoding HlyC/CorC family transporter, with the translated sequence MRFEILPLMIVLLYMVAQFLVAGGISSFIIISRMHVDKLFPKHEKWTACPRRMHDDRLHLILVLAGFEAVLIVFSAISLPGSVAGIIRPSGAASSAPGIIQYIVSGILIFISLIAGTGMASKNPERIAYIVSYPVFPFIMILKPITVAFLKGIGSFFPGIPREMASLLFLIPDSQESGEGFIEKNGSMLMHSIVEFGEKKTREVMVPRIDVFSVDYHLGLDEIREKVTEAGHSRVPVYENSIDRIIGILCVKDLVQISESSDSHRSLKDLLREPYFVPEGKKIDELLREFQKEKKHLAIVVDEYGGTAGIVTLEDILEEIVGEIRDEHDHEEPLIHQTGEGEFVVGGRINLDDLEERLGISLPSDEVDTLGGFLFDLIGKVPEEGERIEYEGIGFMIKVLDGQRIMEVGIKLPEK
- a CDS encoding DUF502 domain-containing protein, which gives rise to MAWLRRKFFTGMIILLPTVLTGWILYRIFVFVDNILGPIVERYPFLDIPGLGFIAVILLILAAGVFAGNFIGRSIIEMAEGVLTRIPLVSRMYTALKQISEVFLRHERTVFSKAVLIEYPRRGIFAVGFVTSDCVVAGQDGVKTKYLNIFMPTTPNPTSGLFLMVRSDEVLSMDCSVEEALKMVISGGAVLPSGGISKGSCDPPGEKIPD